The genomic stretch CTTGGAATAAGGTGCCCTTTTGGAAACAACACGCCATTTGACCCCGCGCAAATTGGGCCTCCATCTAATGAGAACCCTATGGAGAATGGTATTGAATCCTGTACCTGCATAAAAACAGAGTAAAAATTAGTTTCGCTCAATATAACTagcgaaaaagaaagataaaatagaTGAGTAACCAGAAATGCAAAAACATAAGATTGTGATAGAGTAGATTGGACTTCAGTACACGATTAGAATACCAAGACAGATTCATGCACAATAGACGTACTTCTGGAATTTATGCCAGCACGTTTGAAAGACTGGCTATCCTTGATTCAAGCAACTGGGACAAAAGTGGTTAAATTTGTACCACATAAACTTGCAGGTGGGATGACATAGCCCCTACCTGTTGTGTAGTAGGTCTTATGGTACTCAGATTTGGTGCAATGCAAAACGGAAAGTACATACCTCCCAGGTTGGACTAAACAAATTCCTATGCCACATTGACTATGATTGTCAggaatataaatgaaaataagagAAGCCCGAACACATCAAGAAAAACAGAACTCGGGGTTTTGATACCGGACTAGAAAGTCCAACTCAGAAGCTTAAGTCACTAGGTTGAAGAAGAGTGCACCCATAGCCATGAAAACAACAATGTGAGAAATTTTAACATACCTCATATTCTCTGACTCGGAAAACTGGACTAAGCATCGCACACTGTAGAGCACATCCGCGAGCTACACATTCACTCGCATTCAATGACCTTCTAGGTTCTCTTCCGAAAATAGTCGTTAACAATTTAGTAATAGCTGGTATCCTAGACCCTGATCCAACAAGCTCAACTGAATGAAGCCTCTCAGCAGGCAACGCTGCATCAGCTAACGCTTTTTTGCAAGGGATACTGATTCTCTCCAGTAATCCGGATGCCAGTTTCTCAAATTCGTCTCTTTTGATATGCCCCTTGACATCTTTCTCATCCATTAAACACTCAATATTTAATGGTGCCTCTGCATTGGCACTCAAAACTTTCTTCAACTTCTCACATGCTGCCCTCAGCCTGATACAGGCCTTTGCGTTCGAATACACATCGATGTTGTACTGGCCTTTGAATTGTGCAGCAAAATGACTAAACAAGACCTCATCAAATTCTCTACCACCCAAGCTTCTATCGAAAGCATGTGACAGGATTTTCATATGCCCAACCTCAAATGATGCAATGCAAACCTGAGTATCACAGTGGCCAATGTCCACAAATGCAACATAAGTGGGGCCTCTGCTAGAGAAGTCTGTCTTGTAAATCCCATAACTGAGGGCGGTTGCAGTACAGTCATGCATCAACCTCAAAGGCTTCAACCCAGCAATCGTGGCAGCACTCAAATATGCTCGTCTTTGCAGGTCTGTAAAGTATGACGGAATGCCAATAACGCAATCTGAAACAGGGATTTCTAGATTCTTCTCTGCAATATCTTTCAAATGCGCAAAGAGCATTGCCATAACCTGAGTTGGCGAGAACATGTGCTTTTCTCCAGCATATTGTATTTGAATCAAAATGCCTCCGTCCGGACCTTCGCAAGTTTCTAGAGGCAGCATTTTAAGCTCCTTTTGAACATTAGGATCCGTAAATTTTCTACCGATCAGTCTCTTCACCTGAGACACCGTCGATTTCGGGTGCATCATTGCCGAAGCAGCCCCAGCAGAACCTAAAAATCTCTGCTTCTCCCCAAAACATACAACAGCCGGGGTCTCGCGATTCGACTCATCATTCAACAGAACGTCGATGCCCCGCTGCTTCACCACGGCGATCACACAGTTTTCATTTCCTATATCAAAGCCCACCACACTCATTTTGGAACTCACAATAGACAAAACATATAACAAGCCTTAAGCAACCGGTCCACTTATCCAAACATTAACAAAAGATTTCACTGATTAATTCTGTTGCATCCCTCCGGACTGAAACCTACGCCAGCACATCTTGCAAGATACACCTGATTCACAGACATGAAACAAATTTTGGCAAATCACTACAATCGCAAGCTAAAACGGGAAACCGAAACAAATTCCGTAAGCTGAATTGCACGACGGCACGACCAACGAAACGAAATTGCACCCCAATCGAAACAATCAACAGGCTATTGGATTAAGAACTGGAGAACACATAGAAATTAGCCGTAAATGGGTGCAATCGGATGCGAGAGTGGTCAACTATTGACTGAATAAGAGAGTGAAGGCATTGGATTTACCAGGATTACAAGCAAGTAAATTTTCGTGGGTTGGAATCAAAACGTAGTCTTGACTCCAATGAAGATGCAAGAAGCTTCAGGATGCTAAGAGGGAGATGAAATTAGCGgtggtagagagagaaaatctgcGCTTTGCTCGCGCAGAGTTTGCCGTCTCAGGAAAATACGGAAAttgcattctttttcttttgtaataaAGGGCGGGtaattaaaaagacaaaaaaaaaaaaacacgtggCCGACTGTATGAATCAATCGAACCGGGAGCCGCTGTTACGGTCGGCCGGTTCCGGAACCAccttaaataatatattttttaaaatatttccaaaaggtaaggctctgtttggcggtgattctgatcctctgtttctgttcccagaaacaaaaagattagaaacatatttggtaatgaaaaaaaaagattttgattcTGATCCCGGGAatacttttggaccacttttcagaagcaaaaaaagattattctggtgttttggaacacttttggggataACTTTTTTGcatgatatacttatgacttatccctcataccgataat from Rhodamnia argentea isolate NSW1041297 chromosome 2, ASM2092103v1, whole genome shotgun sequence encodes the following:
- the LOC115750005 gene encoding heat shock 70 kDa protein 16; translated protein: MSVVGFDIGNENCVIAVVKQRGIDVLLNDESNRETPAVVCFGEKQRFLGSAGAASAMMHPKSTVSQVKRLIGRKFTDPNVQKELKMLPLETCEGPDGGILIQIQYAGEKHMFSPTQVMAMLFAHLKDIAEKNLEIPVSDCVIGIPSYFTDLQRRAYLSAATIAGLKPLRLMHDCTATALSYGIYKTDFSSRGPTYVAFVDIGHCDTQVCIASFEVGHMKILSHAFDRSLGGREFDEVLFSHFAAQFKGQYNIDVYSNAKACIRLRAACEKLKKVLSANAEAPLNIECLMDEKDVKGHIKRDEFEKLASGLLERISIPCKKALADAALPAERLHSVELVGSGSRIPAITKLLTTIFGREPRRSLNASECVARGCALQCAMLSPVFRVREYEVQDSIPFSIGFSLDGGPICAGSNGVLFPKGHLIPRVKVLTLQRSSSFQLEAFYANPDELPPGESSKISCFMVGPIKGLNREKSKVKVRIQLNLHGVVTVDSATMIEDGVDGSVSNDDTQAYSDKMDSEASFAGHNGVDDGTYLHSQSSHASDHHISKHKATKKHEIPVHLKMYGGMTEAEVLEAQGKEFQLAQQDKIAEQTKEKKNALESYVYETRNKLLNMYRSFASDREREGISRSLQQTEDWLYDEGDDETENAYILKLEDLHKLVDPIESRYKDEEARAQATRDLLNRIVEYRMSVKSLPPKDRELIVDECNKAEQWLREKTQQQDSLPKKTDPVLWSSDIKRRAEDLEMKWKHMLKQRTSSPTPGESEGPDHHTSSDD